From Cellulomonas chengniuliangii, the proteins below share one genomic window:
- a CDS encoding serine hydrolase domain-containing protein: MSRQHSRPSHQPNSPVSMQRGPRRVPKGRALAVVGALAAGALLASPGVAVAGGGPGHGGPGHGKPRVDRAQQALDRLVGEDGFPAALAAVTDARGRERNLVAGVGDLETGGPVPVDGQVRIASTSKSYTAVVVLQLVAEGAVDLDEPIETYLPGLVRGADFDGHGITVRQLLNHTSGLPEYTNRLGGAFEARTWYLSARDLLDLALAQPRQFPAGETWGYSNTNYVLAGLLIEKVTHRPLEEAITQRIIEPLGLTETYVPNRGEIEIRGEHPRGYDAEVMFSGDLADITDIDSSLGWAAGEIVATPSDVNRFYTALLDGKLLPPAELEAMTTTLALPEGAFIPGVEYGLGLMKFPLSCGGEAWGHGGSIQGYGTRSAAIEDGRAASVAVTALPQALRGDEASATAAAQHVLEAMDTALCS; the protein is encoded by the coding sequence ATGTCCCGCCAGCACTCTCGCCCATCGCACCAGCCGAACTCGCCGGTCTCCATGCAGCGCGGTCCGCGCCGTGTCCCGAAGGGTCGTGCGCTCGCGGTCGTGGGCGCGCTCGCCGCGGGGGCGCTGCTCGCGTCCCCCGGCGTGGCCGTCGCCGGGGGAGGGCCCGGCCACGGCGGCCCGGGGCACGGCAAGCCGCGCGTCGACCGCGCGCAGCAGGCCCTCGACCGGCTGGTCGGCGAGGACGGGTTCCCCGCCGCGCTCGCCGCCGTCACCGACGCCCGCGGTCGCGAGCGGAACCTCGTCGCGGGGGTGGGGGACCTGGAGACGGGCGGGCCGGTCCCCGTCGACGGGCAGGTGCGCATCGCCTCGACCAGCAAGTCGTACACCGCGGTGGTGGTGCTGCAGCTCGTCGCCGAGGGCGCCGTCGACCTGGACGAGCCGATCGAGACGTACCTGCCGGGCCTGGTGCGGGGGGCGGACTTCGACGGGCACGGCATCACCGTGCGGCAGCTGCTCAACCACACCAGCGGGCTGCCCGAGTACACGAACCGTCTGGGCGGCGCCTTCGAGGCCCGGACCTGGTACCTGTCGGCGCGCGACCTGCTCGACCTCGCCCTGGCCCAGCCGCGCCAGTTCCCGGCCGGCGAGACCTGGGGGTACAGCAACACGAACTACGTGCTCGCAGGGCTGCTCATCGAGAAGGTCACGCACCGGCCGCTCGAGGAGGCCATCACGCAGCGGATCATCGAGCCGCTCGGGCTCACCGAGACGTACGTGCCCAATCGCGGGGAGATCGAGATCCGCGGCGAGCACCCCCGCGGGTATGACGCGGAGGTGATGTTCAGCGGCGACCTGGCCGACATCACCGACATCGACTCGTCGCTGGGCTGGGCCGCGGGGGAGATCGTCGCGACGCCTAGCGACGTCAACCGGTTCTACACCGCGCTGCTCGACGGCAAGCTGCTGCCGCCGGCCGAGCTCGAGGCGATGACGACGACCCTGGCGCTGCCCGAGGGCGCCTTCATCCCCGGGGTCGAGTACGGGCTCGGTCTGATGAAGTTCCCGCTGAGCTGCGGCGGGGAGGCGTGGGGGCACGGTGGCTCGATCCAGGGGTACGGGACCCGCAGCGCCGCCATCGAGGACGGGCGCGCCGCATCGGTCGCCGTCACGGCGCTGCCGCAGGCCCTGCGCGGCGACGAGGCGTCAGCGACCGCCGCCGCCCAGCACGTGCTGGAGGCGATGGACACCGCGCTCTGCTCATAG
- a CDS encoding ABC transporter permease has protein sequence MSGDPSNLTGASMFLTYLRRELAQRRKQTWLVALGLGLAIALVITVTSVTAGIGKAQDEVLASIYGVGTDITVTNRPQMPGAEGGGGPQQFDFDQGADNGSGGATFAQDRLEVARGSSTMDAAAVDQVAGIDGVASVAGSLSLSSTSFSGEVPDMGSMPEPGSRPEGGTGEGGQPGGGSFSIDSISVEGIDLVNDAVGPLTSATLDEGRALDAADSGAQVALVDSAYATANDVALDGTVTLGGTDFTVVGIVSSSSSSATTAANVYIPLDTAQTLADQAGQVSTLYVQADSADVISEVQSAIETALPDATVATAADLASSVSGSLSSASDLAGTLGTWLAIVVLVAAFALAILFTLSGVGRRVREFGTLKALGWRSRRVVGQVMGESVAQGLLGGLVGLVVGLGAVLAINLIAPELSASLGGGGGMPGGPGGDGGGPMGGGGIGGGPMGQAASAVAVTLQAPVTGTAALLAVALAVLGGLLAGGLGGWRAARLRPAEALRSVA, from the coding sequence GTGAGCGGTGACCCAAGCAACCTGACGGGAGCGTCGATGTTCCTCACCTACCTGCGCCGCGAGCTGGCGCAACGCCGCAAGCAGACCTGGCTCGTGGCCCTCGGGCTCGGCCTGGCGATCGCCCTGGTCATCACCGTCACCAGCGTGACGGCGGGGATCGGCAAGGCCCAGGACGAGGTCCTCGCCTCGATCTACGGCGTCGGCACCGACATCACCGTGACGAACCGGCCGCAGATGCCGGGCGCCGAGGGCGGGGGCGGCCCCCAGCAGTTCGACTTCGATCAGGGGGCCGACAACGGCTCCGGGGGCGCGACGTTCGCCCAAGACAGGCTCGAGGTCGCCCGCGGCTCCTCGACGATGGACGCCGCCGCGGTGGACCAGGTCGCCGGGATCGACGGCGTGGCCTCCGTGGCAGGGTCGCTGAGCCTGAGCAGCACGAGCTTCTCCGGCGAGGTGCCGGACATGGGCTCCATGCCCGAGCCGGGCTCGCGGCCCGAGGGTGGCACTGGGGAGGGCGGCCAGCCTGGCGGCGGCTCGTTCAGCATCGACAGCATCAGCGTCGAGGGCATCGACCTGGTGAACGACGCCGTCGGCCCGCTCACCTCGGCCACCCTCGACGAGGGCCGCGCGCTCGACGCCGCCGACTCCGGCGCCCAGGTCGCCCTGGTCGACTCCGCCTACGCCACGGCCAACGACGTCGCCCTCGACGGGACCGTCACGCTCGGCGGCACGGACTTCACCGTCGTCGGCATCGTGTCCTCGAGCTCGTCCTCCGCGACCACCGCCGCCAACGTGTACATCCCGCTCGACACGGCCCAGACCCTCGCCGACCAGGCCGGACAGGTCAGCACCCTCTACGTGCAGGCCGACTCCGCCGACGTCATCAGCGAGGTGCAGTCCGCCATCGAGACCGCGCTGCCCGACGCGACCGTCGCCACCGCAGCGGATCTGGCCAGCAGCGTCTCCGGCTCGCTGTCCAGCGCCTCCGACCTCGCCGGGACCCTCGGCACGTGGCTCGCGATCGTGGTGCTCGTCGCGGCCTTCGCACTGGCCATCCTGTTCACCCTCTCGGGAGTCGGGCGCCGGGTGCGCGAGTTCGGCACTCTCAAGGCCCTGGGCTGGCGCAGCCGCCGGGTCGTCGGCCAGGTGATGGGCGAGTCCGTGGCCCAGGGCCTGCTCGGCGGGCTCGTCGGCCTCGTCGTGGGCCTCGGCGCGGTCCTGGCCATCAACCTCATCGCGCCCGAGCTGTCCGCGAGCCTCGGCGGCGGTGGCGGCATGCCCGGCGGCCCCGGCGGAGACGGCGGCGGCCCGATGGGCGGCGGCGGGATCGGCGGCGGTCCCATGGGCCAGGCCGCCTCCGCGGTGGCCGTCACCCTGCAGGCGCCCGTCACCGGGACCGCGGCGCTGCTCGCCGTGGCGCTCGCGGTGCTGGGCGGGCTGCTGGCTGGAGGCCTGGGCGGCTGGCGTGCGGCCCGGCTGCGACCGGCGGAGGCGCTGCGCAGTGTCGCCTGA
- a CDS encoding ABC transporter ATP-binding protein, with amino-acid sequence MYELRDVTKRYTQKNRTVDALRGVSLSIAEGELVAIQGPTGGGKSTLLQLLGAMDRPTSGSVTLDGLELAGLSEAAGADVRARTVGFVFQGFNLIPTLTAQQNVETGLVPLGLGAAERAERAAQALADVGLAERAAHMPDELSGGQQQRVAIARALAKNPRVLLADEPTGNLDERTRDEIMAMIERLWQDQGLTIVIVTHDSWVARRAPRRLWISDGVVTDKTDGRAPREPAATAR; translated from the coding sequence ATGTACGAGCTGCGCGACGTCACCAAGCGCTACACCCAGAAGAACCGCACCGTCGACGCCCTGCGAGGGGTGAGCCTGTCCATCGCGGAGGGGGAGCTCGTCGCGATCCAGGGCCCGACAGGCGGCGGCAAGTCCACCCTCCTGCAGCTGCTCGGCGCGATGGACCGGCCCACCTCCGGCTCCGTGACGCTCGACGGCCTCGAGCTCGCCGGTCTCAGCGAGGCGGCGGGCGCCGACGTGCGGGCCCGCACCGTGGGCTTCGTGTTCCAGGGCTTCAACCTCATCCCCACCTTGACCGCGCAGCAGAACGTCGAGACGGGCCTGGTCCCGCTCGGTCTCGGCGCCGCCGAGCGGGCCGAGCGCGCCGCTCAGGCGCTCGCCGATGTGGGCCTGGCCGAGCGTGCCGCCCACATGCCCGACGAGCTGTCCGGCGGCCAACAGCAGCGCGTCGCCATCGCGCGGGCACTGGCCAAGAACCCGCGGGTCCTCTTGGCCGACGAGCCGACCGGCAACCTCGACGAGCGCACCCGCGACGAGATCATGGCGATGATCGAACGCCTCTGGCAGGACCAGGGCCTGACGATCGTCATCGTCACCCACGACTCGTGGGTGGCGCGCCGGGCGCCGCGGCGGCTGTGGATCTCCGACGGGGTCGTCACCGACAAGACGGACGGCCGGGCCCCGCGCGAGCCGGCAGCGACCGCCCGGTGA
- a CDS encoding isochorismatase family protein, translating into MAMLSDRPHTALLVIDVQEGVVGEAFDRDPVVARIAALVDRARSEQVPVVWVQHADAGLQRGSAEWQYVPELTPDAAEALVHKSHGDSFEGTDLEDVLGAARVGRLVVAGAESDVCIRSTIHGAFTRGYDVTLVGDAHTSSDKSVWGAPPPEQVIAHTNLYWGHQTAPGRTAAVDLAAEVRLRGA; encoded by the coding sequence ATGGCCATGCTGTCTGACCGTCCCCACACCGCCCTGCTCGTGATCGACGTGCAAGAGGGCGTCGTGGGCGAGGCGTTCGATCGCGACCCCGTCGTCGCGCGCATCGCCGCGCTGGTCGACAGGGCCCGCTCCGAGCAGGTCCCGGTGGTCTGGGTGCAGCACGCGGACGCCGGCCTCCAGCGGGGGAGCGCGGAGTGGCAGTACGTCCCCGAATTGACGCCGGATGCCGCGGAGGCTCTGGTCCACAAGAGCCACGGCGACTCGTTCGAGGGCACTGACCTCGAGGACGTGCTCGGCGCTGCCCGCGTCGGCCGGCTCGTGGTCGCAGGTGCGGAGTCCGACGTGTGCATCCGCTCGACGATCCACGGAGCCTTCACCCGCGGCTACGACGTGACGCTCGTGGGGGACGCCCACACCAGCAGCGACAAGTCCGTGTGGGGCGCCCCGCCGCCGGAGCAGGTGATCGCTCACACCAACCTGTACTGGGGCCACCAGACCGCCCCCGGTCGCACCGCCGCCGTCGACCTCGCGGCGGAGGTCCGGCTCCGCGGCGCCTGA